Below is a window of Diaminobutyricibacter sp. McL0608 DNA.
GCACGACGTGTACGCATCCGTCACGCGGCCGGTGGCCCAGTTGGTCGGGTACACGCGCGTCGAGCTGGCTCCCGGCGACGAGGCGATCGTCGAGTTCGACGTGCCCACTGCGCGCCTCGCCTTCACCGACCGGAAGTTCGAACGGATCGTCGAGGCAGGGGACATCGACCTCTGGGTCGGGCCGTCGTGCAGTGAGCGCGACACCTCCGCATCGCTCACGCTGATGGGCGACGACCACCACGTGACCGCCGCAGACCGGCGACTCGTCGGTGTGCGGGTCGAACTGATGGAGGCCGACGCCGTGGGAGCGGGGATTCCCGCCGAGTAGCGTGCGAGGTGTCGGAATCGCAGTCGCATTTGTGGTTTCATCGTACAAACCATTCGATTCGCGAAGGAGCGACCTATGAGCCTGGACAAGCCGCAACTGCGCGTAGCCATGGTGGGCTACGGATTCATGGGTGCAGCGCACTCGCAGGGCTGGCGCGTCGCACCCCGATTCTTCGAGCTGGAAGCCGATCCCGTCATGAGCGTGATCGTCGGCCGTGACGCGGACCGGGTCGAGGAGGCGCGCGAGAAGTTCGGCTGGGAGCGCGCCGAGACCGACTGGCGCAGGGTGGTGGCCGACCCGGAGATCGATGTCGTAGACATCTGCTCCCCGGGCGATTCCCACGCCGAGATCGCCATCGCCGCGCTCGACGCGGGCAAGCATGTGCTCTGCGAGAAGCCGCTGGCCAATACGGTCGAGGAAGCCGAGCGGATGGTCGCGGCGGCCGAGCGAGCGGCGGCGCGCGGCATCCGTTCGATGGTCGGATTCAGCTACCGCCGGGTGCCCGCCATCGGGTTCGCACGCGCGCTCATCGCGGACGGGCGTCTCGGCGAGATCCGGCAGACGCGCGCTGAATACCTGCAGGACTGGCTGGTCGACGAGAACGGTCCCATGACCTGGCGCCTCGACAAGGCGCTCGCCGGCTCGGGCTCGCTCGGCGACATCGGAGCCCACGCGATCGACATGATCCAGTACCTGACCGGCTCCACCGTCGAGTCTGTCAGCGGGACACTTGAGACCTTCGTGACCGAGCGCCCTCTCCTGGGCGAGGGTCGCGGACTCAGCGGCACCGCATCCGATGAGCGTGGACGGGTCACCGTCGACGACGCGGCCTGGTTCACGGGGCGGCTGTCGAGCGGCGCCATCGGCTCCTTCGAGGCGACCCGGTATGCGACCGGGCGCAAGAACGCGTTCCGCTTCGAGATCAGCGGAAGCCGCGGTGCGATCGCATTCGACATGGAGTCGATGAACGAGCTGCAGTTCTACGACGCGACGGCCCCGGCCGGTGAGCAGGGCTTCAAGCGAATCCTCGTCACCGAGCCCGAGCATCCCTACATGGCGAACTGGTGGCCGTCAGGTCACCTGATCGGCTACGAGCACGCCTTCTCGCATGAGATCCGCGACTTCGTCGGCGACATCGCGGCCGGACACGACCCGGAACCGTCATTCGCCGACGGGCTGCAGGTGCAGCGCGTGCTGGATGCGGTGGAGCAGAGCGCAGGCAACGGAAGCGCATGGACGGAGACCCGATGACCGCCAGGAAAGCACTCGTCGTACGTGGAGGATGGGACGGGCACATGCCCGTCGAAACGACCGGGCTGTTCATCCCCTTCCTGGAGGCGAACGGTTTCGAGGTGCGCGTCGAGGACGGTACGGCGGTCTACGCCGA
It encodes the following:
- a CDS encoding Gfo/Idh/MocA family protein, translating into MSLDKPQLRVAMVGYGFMGAAHSQGWRVAPRFFELEADPVMSVIVGRDADRVEEAREKFGWERAETDWRRVVADPEIDVVDICSPGDSHAEIAIAALDAGKHVLCEKPLANTVEEAERMVAAAERAAARGIRSMVGFSYRRVPAIGFARALIADGRLGEIRQTRAEYLQDWLVDENGPMTWRLDKALAGSGSLGDIGAHAIDMIQYLTGSTVESVSGTLETFVTERPLLGEGRGLSGTASDERGRVTVDDAAWFTGRLSSGAIGSFEATRYATGRKNAFRFEISGSRGAIAFDMESMNELQFYDATAPAGEQGFKRILVTEPEHPYMANWWPSGHLIGYEHAFSHEIRDFVGDIAAGHDPEPSFADGLQVQRVLDAVEQSAGNGSAWTETR